A genomic window from Bdellovibrio sp. SKB1291214 includes:
- a CDS encoding mechanosensitive ion channel family protein yields the protein MLSMIEFSLFNEMNRGTGLGWLMMLGIAFCGAVFIKTILTFAQSRLSRVLKGFKGIWDDVLLQCLAATKTWVLFFWILHPIVQSTAVTTGKKAVLLLFVFASAVQIALWGLKCIRMWRDDVVQRKISTDGESASAIRLIATGIQGLFLIALVLVGLSNLGVDIAALIAGLGVGGIAVALAAQNILGDLFGSLSILLDKPFIVGDFIVAGNDMGTVENIGIKTTRLRSLSGEELIFSNKDLLESRIKNFKRMWERRAAMNFNINYMTETSKLEAIPGWVKQFIEEDPLLRFERCHLMNFDEASLKYEIVFWVKDPDFNKYFDSQQVLMLKMIRKFDEENVSFSMGARPFYMQGPEAEEGVEAFANNGGGNQPQAQQQQQQRPSSLNS from the coding sequence ATGCTTAGTATGATCGAATTTTCTCTGTTTAATGAAATGAATCGCGGCACAGGCCTTGGTTGGTTAATGATGTTAGGCATTGCATTTTGCGGTGCTGTGTTTATCAAAACCATTTTAACGTTTGCCCAATCAAGGCTGAGTCGAGTCTTGAAAGGGTTTAAAGGCATCTGGGACGATGTTCTCTTGCAATGTCTTGCTGCGACTAAAACGTGGGTGCTTTTCTTTTGGATCCTTCATCCGATCGTTCAAAGCACTGCAGTAACTACTGGCAAAAAAGCCGTCTTATTGCTTTTCGTGTTTGCCTCTGCAGTTCAGATCGCGTTGTGGGGACTTAAGTGTATCCGCATGTGGCGTGATGATGTGGTCCAACGAAAAATTTCAACGGATGGAGAATCAGCCTCTGCTATTCGCCTTATTGCGACCGGTATCCAAGGACTATTCCTTATTGCCTTGGTCCTTGTCGGTCTTAGCAATCTGGGTGTGGATATCGCAGCCCTCATTGCCGGCCTAGGTGTGGGTGGTATTGCGGTGGCCCTTGCTGCACAAAACATCCTGGGTGATCTTTTCGGCTCCCTGTCCATTCTTCTAGATAAACCTTTTATTGTCGGAGACTTTATCGTTGCAGGAAACGATATGGGAACCGTTGAAAACATCGGAATCAAAACCACTCGCTTGCGCAGCTTATCCGGAGAGGAGCTGATCTTTTCAAACAAAGATTTGCTAGAAAGCCGCATTAAGAACTTCAAACGCATGTGGGAACGCCGTGCAGCGATGAATTTCAATATTAACTACATGACAGAGACATCAAAACTGGAAGCGATTCCCGGATGGGTTAAGCAGTTTATCGAAGAAGATCCATTGCTGCGCTTTGAACGCTGTCACCTTATGAATTTCGATGAGGCATCATTGAAGTACGAAATTGTATTTTGGGTTAAAGACCCAGATTTTAATAAATACTTCGATTCACAGCAGGTATTGATGCTAAAAATGATTCGTAAGTTTGATGAAGAAAATGTGTCCTTTTCAATGGGCGCCAGACCCTTTTACATGCAAGGCCCCGAAGCTGAGGAAGGTGTTGAAGCTTTTGCTAACAATGGTGGAGGAAATCAACCCCAGGCCCAACAGCAGCAACAGCAACGGCCCTCCTCACTAAATAGTTAA
- a CDS encoding fused DSP-PTPase phosphatase/NAD kinase-like protein has protein sequence MRKWIFLLPFVLAACAEKSVVSDQPKAVVAAENQPASAEVKNKLPFFMTKPTRTEPVEMVFDSKYDVRKPVNYRKNDSLKMSGSASFSPAALKDIAKPAKKKKAQLYIFDLRQESHGLINDKPVTWQADRDWANADLGHEDVIQRERRLLGDLKVGEKIAGTEIKSIETEESLVRSSGHHYVRLTVTDHVRPTDAEVDRFIEAVRDLPENNWVHFHCRAGKGRTTTFMVMYDMLHNAKTDSFDAIIERNTKLSEDYDVMTIPAETDWKYLYQKERAAFIQEFYNYAKANPKGEGQFWSNWGKK, from the coding sequence ATGAGAAAATGGATATTTCTTTTGCCTTTCGTTCTTGCTGCTTGTGCTGAAAAAAGCGTGGTTTCCGATCAACCCAAGGCCGTCGTGGCGGCTGAAAATCAACCGGCTTCAGCCGAAGTAAAAAATAAACTTCCATTCTTTATGACGAAACCCACTCGCACAGAACCGGTCGAGATGGTATTTGATTCTAAGTACGATGTTCGTAAACCAGTGAACTATCGTAAAAATGATTCCCTAAAAATGTCGGGCAGTGCCAGTTTCTCGCCAGCGGCTTTAAAAGACATCGCAAAGCCTGCGAAAAAGAAAAAGGCCCAGCTCTATATCTTTGACCTGCGCCAGGAATCTCACGGTTTGATCAATGATAAACCGGTGACTTGGCAGGCAGATCGCGATTGGGCCAATGCTGACTTGGGTCACGAAGACGTGATCCAGCGTGAACGTCGCTTGTTGGGTGATTTAAAGGTCGGCGAAAAAATCGCAGGTACAGAAATCAAAAGTATTGAAACAGAGGAAAGCCTGGTACGCAGTTCGGGTCATCATTACGTGCGTTTGACGGTGACTGACCATGTTCGTCCCACAGATGCAGAAGTGGACCGTTTTATCGAGGCGGTTCGTGATCTTCCGGAAAATAACTGGGTCCATTTCCACTGTCGAGCAGGTAAAGGTCGCACGACGACATTTATGGTCATGTACGACATGCTTCATAACGCCAAAACTGACTCATTCGATGCGATTATCGAGCGCAATACAAAACTAAGCGAAGACTATGATGTGATGACTATTCCTGCAGAAACGGATTGGAAATATCTGTATCAAAAAGAGCGCGCAGCTTTCATTCAGGAGTTTTATAATTACGCGAAGGCGAATCCCAAAGGGGAAGGGCAGTTTTGGTCAAATTGGGGTAAGAAATAA
- a CDS encoding TrmH family RNA methyltransferase, translating into MFPYGSDIEINANLKMSYDVVLEKLGPLLTEDRRQKIDRVVSQRNFDTAVVLESIYDRGNISAVMRSAEGLGFGNFHVIETQEKFKESARVTQGADKWVEVKKWSNTTDCVKSLKSQGYKIYVTHLDARSKPLHEVDFSGKTALVLGNEKNGVSPEMVAAADECIIIPMTGFVQSFNISVAGALSLYHISQDRLKRSGSNASLTQQEQDILRAYYYLRTQESGFQYLEELFARGQIKA; encoded by the coding sequence ATGTTTCCCTACGGTTCTGATATCGAGATCAATGCAAATTTGAAAATGAGTTATGATGTGGTTCTAGAAAAACTAGGACCGCTTTTGACAGAGGACCGTCGTCAAAAAATTGACCGCGTGGTTTCCCAAAGAAATTTCGATACGGCCGTGGTTTTGGAAAGCATCTATGACCGTGGGAATATTTCTGCGGTGATGAGATCCGCTGAGGGTTTAGGCTTTGGCAATTTCCATGTGATCGAAACTCAAGAAAAATTCAAAGAATCTGCGCGAGTCACTCAAGGTGCCGACAAATGGGTCGAAGTTAAAAAGTGGAGCAACACCACAGACTGCGTAAAGAGTCTGAAAAGCCAGGGCTATAAGATCTATGTCACGCACTTGGATGCCCGTTCGAAACCGCTTCACGAAGTTGATTTCTCTGGTAAAACTGCTTTGGTGTTGGGAAACGAAAAAAATGGCGTGAGTCCCGAAATGGTTGCAGCCGCTGACGAATGCATCATCATTCCAATGACCGGCTTCGTTCAAAGCTTTAATATTTCCGTAGCAGGGGCATTGAGCCTTTACCATATCTCTCAAGATCGTTTGAAGCGTTCAGGATCTAATGCTTCTTTAACTCAGCAAGAGCAGGATATTTTGCGTGCCTATTACTATCTGCGCACTCAAGAATCGGGCTTCCAATATCTGGAAGAACTTTTTGCAAGAGGTCAGATAAAGGCTTAG
- a CDS encoding acyl-CoA dehydrogenase family protein translates to MSFNWKEFDLYNPTPEHSMLRETVNAFTKAEVEPQAHEYDRSEKFNLGLFKKVGELGLLGITVPEQFGGAGMDATAAAIVHEELSASDPGFALAYLAHSMLCVNNIAVNGNDEQRMRVLPKLCSGEWVGSMSMSEPAVGTDVMGMQTRAEKKGDGWILNGRKMWITNGTIDENNTPCDLTLVYAITGEKNGRALVSTFLVEKDHKGFQVGQKIKDKLGMRGSNTAELVFQDCEIPASALIGHEGDSMLHMMRNLEIERLTLAAMSLGIARRSVEIMNRYATEREAFGKSLNHFGQMQRYIADSYAEYKSARAYVYETARRMDLNKEGNRLDSDGVKLVATTMAKNVADRAIQVLGGYGYVGEYVVERLWRDAKLLEIGGGTLEAHQKNITRDLARNPESLYK, encoded by the coding sequence ATGTCCTTTAACTGGAAAGAATTTGATCTTTACAATCCAACCCCTGAGCACAGCATGTTGCGTGAAACTGTCAACGCTTTCACCAAAGCTGAAGTCGAACCTCAAGCTCACGAGTACGATCGTTCCGAAAAATTCAATCTTGGCTTGTTCAAAAAAGTCGGCGAACTGGGTCTTTTGGGGATCACAGTTCCTGAACAATTTGGCGGAGCAGGTATGGACGCAACCGCAGCGGCCATCGTGCATGAGGAACTTTCCGCCTCTGATCCAGGTTTTGCTTTGGCCTACCTTGCGCACTCGATGCTTTGTGTGAATAACATCGCGGTGAATGGCAATGATGAACAGCGTATGCGTGTTCTTCCAAAACTATGCTCGGGCGAGTGGGTGGGCTCTATGTCCATGTCTGAGCCGGCAGTCGGTACCGATGTGATGGGGATGCAGACCCGCGCCGAGAAAAAAGGTGACGGCTGGATTTTAAACGGCCGCAAAATGTGGATCACCAACGGCACGATCGACGAAAACAATACTCCTTGTGATTTGACTTTGGTGTATGCGATAACAGGCGAGAAAAACGGCCGTGCGCTTGTCTCTACATTCCTGGTTGAAAAAGATCATAAGGGCTTCCAAGTGGGCCAAAAAATCAAAGACAAATTGGGTATGCGTGGTTCGAACACAGCAGAGCTTGTATTCCAGGACTGCGAAATACCGGCTTCAGCTTTGATCGGTCACGAAGGTGATTCGATGTTACACATGATGCGCAACCTTGAAATCGAACGCCTGACATTGGCGGCGATGTCTTTGGGCATCGCCCGTCGTTCGGTAGAAATCATGAACCGCTATGCAACAGAGCGTGAAGCATTCGGTAAATCTTTGAATCACTTCGGTCAAATGCAGCGCTATATCGCTGACAGCTATGCGGAATATAAGTCAGCTCGCGCCTATGTTTACGAAACAGCTCGTCGCATGGATTTGAACAAAGAAGGAAATCGTCTGGATTCAGACGGTGTTAAACTAGTGGCGACAACAATGGCGAAAAACGTTGCGGACCGTGCGATCCAAGTTTTGGGTGGTTACGGTTACGTCGGCGAGTACGTTGTTGAAAGACTTTGGAGAGACGCAAAGCTGCTTGAAATCGGGGGCGGCACTCTGGAAGCTCACCAAAAAAATATCACTCGTGATTTGGCGAGAAATCCTGAATCCTTATACAAGTAG
- a CDS encoding competence/damage-inducible protein A, with protein sequence MIASVLGIGTELVDGQIVNKNGAWISEKLKNLGLTTKLHLVIPDDRKLILESLDYCGQYSDLMFVTGGLGPTSDDFTREMIAEWAGLKLKWDEESWQHIKDRLEPRGYVVKDIQRQQCYFPEGSRIIKNNEGTANAFFVEAKGKKIFVLPGPPREIESVWNAEIYQWLNKNIEGMDPFITRHWDTIGMGESDVATLVEQALANVNVEKGYRVHLPYVEVKMSFYKSQEEKMRTHVERVTEALRAITVTRDQQDVPLMLSLALKNHQSVSVLDSCTGQFLLNRLMPVMREFMTGKTWTYSSHAIDDQAQIKLSITPKDEHSALVSVERRNKRFSDIIVAPYKAMPMKERRAQYFAEMAMIFWLRHL encoded by the coding sequence ATGATCGCTTCAGTTTTGGGCATTGGAACAGAATTGGTCGACGGCCAAATAGTAAATAAAAACGGAGCCTGGATTTCAGAGAAACTGAAAAATCTGGGACTCACTACCAAGCTCCACCTGGTCATTCCTGACGACCGAAAACTCATTTTGGAATCCCTCGATTATTGCGGGCAGTATTCTGACTTGATGTTCGTGACCGGTGGTTTGGGCCCCACGTCCGATGACTTCACTCGTGAGATGATCGCGGAGTGGGCGGGCCTGAAACTAAAATGGGACGAGGAATCATGGCAGCACATCAAGGACCGTTTGGAGCCGCGTGGTTACGTGGTTAAAGATATCCAAAGGCAGCAATGTTATTTCCCAGAAGGTTCGCGCATTATCAAAAACAACGAAGGCACGGCCAACGCTTTTTTCGTTGAAGCCAAAGGTAAAAAGATTTTTGTTCTGCCGGGCCCCCCTCGCGAGATTGAATCCGTGTGGAATGCTGAAATCTATCAATGGCTGAATAAAAATATCGAAGGCATGGATCCCTTCATCACCCGTCACTGGGACACAATCGGCATGGGTGAATCGGATGTCGCGACACTGGTTGAGCAAGCTCTGGCTAATGTGAATGTTGAAAAAGGATATCGTGTTCATCTTCCTTACGTAGAAGTAAAAATGTCCTTTTACAAATCACAAGAAGAAAAAATGCGTACCCATGTTGAGCGCGTGACCGAGGCTTTAAGGGCGATCACCGTCACTCGCGATCAACAAGACGTGCCGTTGATGTTATCGCTAGCTTTGAAAAATCATCAATCCGTCAGCGTTCTAGATTCCTGCACTGGGCAATTTCTATTGAATCGCCTGATGCCAGTGATGCGTGAATTCATGACCGGGAAAACTTGGACCTATTCAAGTCATGCGATTGATGACCAAGCACAAATAAAACTAAGCATCACGCCCAAGGATGAACATTCGGCACTTGTCAGCGTCGAGCGCAGAAACAAAAGATTTTCAGACATCATCGTGGCACCTTATAAAGCCATGCCGATGAAAGAGCGTCGCGCCCAATACTTTGCTGAAATGGCGATGATCTTTTGGCTTCGACATCTTTAA
- a CDS encoding DUF2239 family protein has product MGPRMDRTCTAFAGTKIIASGDVLAVALKVKKYLKDGKENVLIFDDVTSAQVELDLRGTVEAVTKRLEAMVEPEEKKSGPGRPKLGVVSKEVTLLPQHWEWLSLQPGGASVTLRKLIEEAKKKNFAKDQIRQAQEAVYKFMHAMAGDLPNYEEALRAMYANDAKKFKKMIADWPKDIQEHALKVGQQALANIK; this is encoded by the coding sequence ATGGGACCTAGAATGGATCGGACTTGCACGGCATTTGCGGGAACGAAAATAATTGCATCAGGTGACGTGCTGGCAGTTGCATTGAAAGTTAAAAAATATCTAAAAGATGGCAAAGAAAATGTATTGATCTTTGATGACGTCACCAGCGCACAGGTGGAGCTAGATCTCCGAGGCACTGTGGAAGCCGTTACAAAACGACTTGAGGCGATGGTCGAACCAGAAGAAAAAAAATCGGGACCAGGCCGTCCCAAACTGGGAGTAGTTTCTAAAGAAGTGACGTTGTTACCTCAACATTGGGAATGGCTGTCTTTGCAACCTGGTGGTGCTTCAGTGACTTTACGAAAACTCATCGAAGAAGCGAAAAAGAAAAATTTCGCCAAAGACCAAATTCGGCAAGCGCAAGAAGCTGTTTATAAGTTTATGCATGCCATGGCCGGGGATCTTCCTAATTACGAAGAGGCACTTCGAGCGATGTATGCGAATGACGCTAAAAAATTTAAAAAAATGATTGCGGACTGGCCTAAGGATATTCAGGAGCACGCTCTAAAGGTCGGTCAACAAGCGCTCGCAAACATTAAGTAG
- a CDS encoding MFS transporter, with protein MATSETQKIPSGSALVFTKKQKILVGLLAFLQFTIILDFMILAPLGAILMPGLNITAGQFGTVVSAYAISAAVSGMLTAGFADKFDRKKLLMFFYVGFILGTLFCGLAPNYHFLLAARIVTGLFGGVIGSIVMAITTDVFPLQQRGRVMGYLQTAFAASQILGLPAGLYLSNHLGWHAPFIMIVIASAIAGIFLWIHMEPVTGHLALQTDKKAFVHLAHTITNPRYLLAFVTTAILSIGGFMLMPFSSAFTVHNLGISLEHLPMIYLVTGFASILIGPLVGKISDTVGNFNTFIFGSIISIVTVLIYTHLGVTAMPMVMLINSIMFVGIFSRMIPSQTLMSAIPSADSRGSFMSIGASLQQMAGGLGAILAGAIVAQDSSGAMLHYDVIGYVMTALSLLALVMMYFINKDVMGKNKGAMKLDPAEAPAGH; from the coding sequence ATGGCGACAAGTGAAACTCAAAAAATTCCCTCCGGATCAGCATTGGTCTTTACTAAAAAGCAAAAAATCTTGGTGGGTCTTTTGGCCTTTCTGCAATTTACGATCATTCTCGATTTTATGATATTAGCTCCGCTCGGGGCGATTCTGATGCCGGGACTGAACATCACGGCGGGTCAGTTTGGAACTGTGGTTTCTGCCTATGCAATCAGTGCCGCTGTTTCCGGAATGCTGACAGCGGGGTTTGCGGATAAGTTTGATCGTAAAAAACTTCTGATGTTTTTTTACGTCGGCTTTATCTTGGGAACTTTATTCTGTGGTTTAGCTCCGAATTATCATTTCTTATTAGCTGCCCGTATTGTGACGGGACTTTTTGGGGGAGTGATTGGCTCTATTGTGATGGCAATCACAACGGATGTCTTCCCCTTACAGCAACGTGGTCGTGTCATGGGTTATTTACAAACGGCATTTGCTGCCAGTCAGATTTTGGGTCTGCCAGCGGGATTGTATCTTTCCAACCACCTAGGATGGCATGCGCCCTTTATTATGATCGTCATAGCCAGCGCCATTGCTGGAATTTTCCTCTGGATTCATATGGAACCGGTGACGGGCCATTTGGCTCTGCAAACAGATAAAAAGGCCTTTGTTCACCTGGCACATACTATTACTAATCCAAGATATTTATTGGCCTTTGTAACGACGGCCATTTTATCCATTGGTGGTTTTATGTTGATGCCTTTTTCTAGTGCCTTCACTGTTCATAATTTAGGAATTTCTTTAGAGCATCTTCCAATGATTTATTTGGTGACGGGGTTCGCTTCTATTTTGATTGGACCTCTGGTGGGTAAGATCAGCGATACGGTTGGAAACTTCAATACGTTCATTTTTGGAAGTATTATCAGCATTGTGACAGTTCTGATTTACACACATTTGGGAGTGACTGCGATGCCGATGGTGATGTTGATCAACTCGATCATGTTCGTGGGGATTTTCTCGCGGATGATTCCATCGCAAACTTTGATGTCTGCGATTCCCTCTGCGGATAGCCGTGGGTCTTTTATGTCTATTGGTGCTTCTTTGCAGCAAATGGCGGGTGGGCTAGGAGCTATCTTAGCAGGCGCCATCGTGGCTCAAGATTCGTCAGGTGCTATGCTTCACTATGATGTTATTGGTTATGTGATGACGGCATTGTCGCTGTTGGCTCTGGTGATGATGTATTTCATCAATAAAGACGTGATGGGAAAAAACAAAGGCGCGATGAAATTGGATCCTGCCGAAGCGCCAGCAGGGCACTAG
- a CDS encoding S1 RNA-binding domain-containing protein, producing the protein MSKKDIFGDDIDSGKSFEDFEAMFAQSEAGGLKTRVSVGDKIRGEILSIGKEESFVSTGTPTDGMIFTRDLLDENKEVKYHVGDMIDVVVLSTKGGEIRLTMKGSKSAEADSLEDAYDMELPVSGTVTEVVNGGLRVNVQGKTAFCPISQIDSRFVTDASEYVGKKFDFLITQFDKRNIVVSRRKLLEMQKVENEGAFMQKVQVGAILEGRITRLEKFGAFVELESGVEGLIHLSELTWSRVHSPQEVVSPGQTVTVKLLKMEEIDGKLKLSLSMKQADGDGNPWNSVPAKFPVGTVVNGKVEKKEVYGLFVNIAPGITGLLPKAKWRDHVDGAQFENKKRGDDIAVQIDEIKFEDKKISLGVPGAGEDHTWRAHQPASGSGFGSLGDALKGLQIKPKK; encoded by the coding sequence ATGAGTAAAAAAGATATTTTTGGTGATGATATTGATTCTGGTAAATCCTTCGAAGACTTCGAGGCGATGTTTGCACAATCTGAAGCGGGTGGGTTGAAAACCCGCGTTTCTGTGGGCGATAAAATTCGTGGCGAAATTCTGTCTATCGGTAAGGAAGAGTCTTTTGTTTCTACTGGTACTCCCACGGATGGTATGATCTTCACCAGAGACCTTTTGGATGAAAACAAAGAAGTAAAATATCACGTAGGCGATATGATCGACGTTGTTGTTCTTTCCACAAAAGGTGGCGAGATCCGTTTGACGATGAAAGGTTCAAAATCTGCGGAAGCTGATTCTTTGGAAGACGCTTACGATATGGAGCTTCCGGTATCTGGTACTGTGACTGAAGTTGTTAACGGCGGTTTGCGCGTTAACGTTCAAGGCAAAACAGCGTTCTGCCCCATTTCCCAAATTGATTCTCGCTTCGTGACGGATGCATCTGAATACGTGGGTAAGAAATTTGATTTCTTGATCACGCAATTTGATAAACGCAACATCGTGGTTTCTCGTCGTAAACTTTTGGAAATGCAAAAAGTTGAAAACGAAGGTGCCTTTATGCAGAAAGTGCAAGTAGGCGCGATTCTCGAGGGTCGTATCACTCGTTTGGAGAAGTTCGGCGCATTTGTTGAGCTTGAATCAGGTGTCGAAGGCCTGATCCACTTGTCAGAGCTGACGTGGTCGCGCGTGCACAGCCCTCAAGAAGTTGTCTCTCCAGGGCAAACTGTGACTGTGAAGCTTTTGAAAATGGAAGAGATCGATGGCAAGTTGAAGCTTTCATTGTCAATGAAGCAGGCCGACGGTGACGGCAATCCTTGGAATTCCGTTCCGGCAAAATTCCCAGTGGGAACTGTGGTTAACGGAAAAGTTGAAAAGAAAGAAGTTTACGGACTGTTTGTAAACATCGCTCCAGGCATTACGGGCCTTTTGCCAAAGGCAAAATGGCGCGATCATGTTGATGGTGCTCAATTCGAAAATAAAAAACGCGGTGATGATATCGCCGTGCAAATCGACGAAATCAAATTCGAAGACAAGAAAATTTCATTGGGTGTTCCAGGTGCAGGCGAAGACCACACATGGAGAGCTCACCAACCGGCATCCGGTTCCGGTTTCGGCTCCCTAGGGGACGCTCTTAAAGGTTTGCAAATCAAACCCAAAAAGTAA
- a CDS encoding vitamin B12-dependent ribonucleotide reductase has protein sequence MKNQTLHSTSYFVPAGKNPESMFKWKKVHCEIKNRKGEVFFDMKNVEAPEGWSQLAVEIAASKYFRKSGVPKTNHEKSVRQLVDRVVTAIAASALKQGGYFKTKKEADIFKNELKYILLSQRAAFNSPVWFNAGLFEAYKIVSPSEHYAWDAKKKSIQPTKNAYERPQCSACFIQSVDDSIDGIFELAKNEARLFKYGSGTGSNFSTLRSKYEPLNSGGHSSGLISFLEVLDRGAGAIKSGGTTRRAAKMVVVDIDHPEVLDFIEWKMNEEQKAKLLIQAGLSADFEGEAYKTVSGQNANNSVRVTDQFMKSVQNEKPWKLLARVSGKVVREVPSADVWKKINHAAWMCADPGIQFHDTINKWHTCPNTNEIRSSNPCSEYMFLDDSACNLASINLVKFLNADGSFDFESFIHTARTLFIAQEVLVDYSSYPTEKIAQHSHDYRPLGLGFANLGSLLMRKGIPYDSDEGRAWAGSITSLMTGVAYLTSAEMARAKGAFAGFKKNRTPMINVMKMHEKALNKIAWKNLPEGLDKAARNLWKAVVYNGGKYGFRNAQATVVAPTGTIGLLMDCDTTGIEPDFSLIKLKKLVGGGEIQIVNQSVKSALKVLDYDERQIESIVAFIAEHNTLVGCPEFKHEHLPVFDCANAAPGGRVLSPESHVTMMAAVQPFISGAISKTVNLPHSATEDDIGRIYFLAWELGVKAVAVYRDGSKLSQPLNVKKKSSKAESVPKFTMKCPECGSDTVLTSGCYRCPNCGTTVGCA, from the coding sequence ATGAAGAATCAAACACTGCACAGTACAAGTTATTTTGTTCCCGCAGGAAAAAATCCTGAGAGCATGTTTAAGTGGAAAAAGGTTCATTGCGAAATAAAAAATCGCAAAGGCGAAGTTTTCTTCGACATGAAAAATGTCGAGGCGCCCGAAGGCTGGTCTCAACTTGCTGTAGAAATTGCTGCCAGCAAATACTTTCGCAAGTCGGGAGTTCCCAAAACAAACCATGAAAAATCCGTGCGACAACTCGTGGACCGCGTGGTGACGGCCATCGCGGCCAGTGCCCTTAAGCAGGGCGGATACTTTAAAACAAAAAAAGAAGCGGATATTTTCAAGAATGAATTGAAATATATTCTTCTGTCCCAACGTGCAGCGTTTAATAGCCCTGTCTGGTTTAACGCGGGCTTATTTGAAGCGTATAAGATTGTTTCACCCAGCGAGCATTATGCTTGGGATGCAAAAAAGAAATCCATTCAGCCAACCAAGAATGCCTATGAACGTCCCCAATGTTCAGCATGCTTTATCCAAAGTGTGGATGATTCTATTGATGGAATTTTTGAGTTGGCCAAAAACGAAGCGCGTTTATTTAAATATGGTTCAGGAACGGGCAGTAACTTTTCCACTTTGCGTAGCAAATACGAACCACTCAATTCTGGGGGGCACAGTTCGGGTTTGATTTCGTTCCTCGAGGTATTAGATCGCGGCGCCGGTGCCATCAAATCTGGAGGTACCACTCGTCGAGCAGCTAAGATGGTTGTTGTCGACATTGATCATCCTGAAGTTCTGGATTTCATCGAATGGAAGATGAACGAAGAGCAAAAAGCTAAGCTTTTGATTCAAGCGGGCCTTAGCGCAGACTTTGAGGGTGAGGCTTATAAAACGGTTTCTGGCCAGAATGCAAACAACTCGGTTCGCGTGACAGATCAATTTATGAAATCTGTGCAAAATGAAAAGCCATGGAAACTGCTTGCTAGAGTCAGTGGCAAGGTGGTGCGCGAAGTCCCTTCTGCGGATGTTTGGAAGAAAATCAATCACGCCGCCTGGATGTGCGCGGACCCTGGAATTCAATTCCACGACACCATCAACAAGTGGCACACATGCCCGAACACGAATGAAATTCGCTCGAGCAATCCGTGCTCTGAATATATGTTTCTGGATGATTCTGCGTGCAACTTGGCTTCAATCAATTTAGTAAAATTTTTGAATGCCGATGGCAGCTTCGATTTTGAATCTTTTATTCACACCGCACGCACGTTATTTATCGCTCAGGAAGTCTTAGTCGACTATTCAAGTTATCCGACTGAAAAGATTGCGCAACACTCCCATGACTATCGCCCTTTGGGTTTGGGCTTTGCTAATTTGGGCAGTTTGCTGATGCGTAAGGGAATTCCTTATGACAGTGACGAGGGGCGAGCATGGGCGGGTTCCATTACTTCGCTGATGACGGGGGTTGCCTATTTAACCAGTGCCGAGATGGCTCGGGCAAAAGGCGCGTTCGCGGGATTTAAAAAGAATCGCACACCGATGATCAATGTCATGAAGATGCACGAAAAGGCATTGAATAAAATCGCGTGGAAGAACTTGCCTGAAGGTTTGGATAAAGCTGCTCGTAATTTGTGGAAAGCGGTCGTTTATAACGGTGGCAAGTACGGATTCAGAAATGCACAAGCGACAGTCGTCGCTCCAACCGGTACGATTGGTTTGTTGATGGATTGTGATACCACGGGAATTGAACCTGACTTTTCTTTGATCAAATTAAAGAAACTGGTGGGTGGTGGGGAAATTCAGATCGTCAACCAATCCGTAAAGTCTGCTTTAAAAGTTTTGGACTACGATGAGCGCCAAATTGAAAGTATTGTGGCATTTATCGCGGAACATAACACTCTTGTTGGTTGCCCTGAATTTAAGCATGAGCATTTGCCAGTTTTTGACTGCGCCAACGCTGCACCTGGCGGGCGCGTGCTGTCCCCGGAGAGCCATGTAACAATGATGGCTGCGGTTCAGCCGTTTATTAGTGGAGCGATCTCAAAAACAGTGAACTTGCCTCACTCCGCAACTGAAGACGACATTGGACGCATTTACTTCCTTGCCTGGGAGCTTGGGGTCAAGGCGGTGGCTGTATATCGCGATGGCAGCAAACTCAGTCAGCCGTTGAACGTTAAGAAAAAGAGTTCCAAGGCCGAATCTGTTCCAAAATTTACGATGAAATGCCCAGAATGCGGAAGCGACACAGTGCTTACGAGCGGCTGTTACCGCTGTCCTAACTGTGGCACCACTGTAGGTTGTGCCTAA